A stretch of the Chlorobiota bacterium genome encodes the following:
- a CDS encoding CPBP family intramembrane metalloprotease, with the protein MSEEINSQVGEQNVAPPSLGYFALTKTHTYSYLFVVPLIILYELGSRFVNQGAIYQIRVGADVWVKKFLDAVGLHSTLVTSVLLVLVGLAIMLYENRIKKVVIRPYYFIWMFLESSLYAAIIGPTVNLFLHKIVSLQIHDPSSPLDPRLSTLHQLVLSLGAGIYEEFVFRLILTTIIYKILFVIPVPVGKSIRFVSAAILSALVFSAVHYVGVMGDTFTIQSFTFRFVMGLVLNIIFLTRGFGMAAMTHALYDVFVTLV; encoded by the coding sequence ATGTCTGAAGAAATAAACTCTCAAGTTGGAGAACAGAATGTTGCACCACCTTCCCTAGGATATTTTGCTCTAACTAAAACACATACTTATAGTTATCTATTTGTTGTACCTTTAATTATTTTATATGAACTTGGTTCTAGATTTGTTAATCAAGGAGCAATTTATCAGATTAGAGTTGGTGCTGATGTTTGGGTTAAGAAATTTTTAGATGCAGTTGGGTTACATAGTACTTTAGTAACTAGTGTACTTTTAGTTCTTGTTGGTTTAGCAATAATGCTTTACGAGAATAGAATTAAAAAAGTGGTAATAAGACCTTATTATTTCATTTGGATGTTCCTTGAAAGTTCACTATACGCAGCAATTATTGGTCCAACTGTTAATTTGTTTTTACATAAAATTGTTTCATTACAAATTCATGATCCTTCTAGCCCTTTAGATCCAAGACTATCAACTTTACATCAATTAGTTTTATCATTAGGGGCAGGTATTTATGAAGAATTTGTATTTAGATTAATTTTAACAACAATTATTTACAAAATACTTTTTGTTATTCCAGTACCAGTAGGAAAATCAATCAGATTTGTATCAGCAGCAATTTTAAGTGCTCTTGTTTTTAGTGCTGTACATTATGTTGGAGTTATGGGTGACACATTTACAATTCAAAGTTTTACCTTTAGATTTGTTATGGGTTTGGTTCTTAATATCATTTTTTTAACAAGAGGATTTGGAATGGCAGCAATGACTCATGCATTATATGATGTTTTTGTAACTTTAGTTTAA